The genomic window ATGCCTTTCTTTAATTTTTCATCAGGAATTATATTCTCATACCTTACACCTTTTTGCTTAACAATATTTTTTGCAAGTACTTCATTTTCATCATCAGGTGTATCTGCAACAATACCAATCACATTTATATTTTCTTTTTTTAATTCCTCACAAAGACTTTGAATGTCTGGCATTTCTTTGATACAAGGTCCACAGAATGTTGCCCATATATTTACCATTGTAAGTTTAGAGCGCTTAAATATGCTGTTGTCTATTTCTTTTCCATCGATTGTTCTTGTTTTGAATTCTATATTTTTGTAAGCAGCTATTTTTTCTTCTTCACTAACTGGGGTAGATAGCTTTATACTTTTCTTTAATTCATCAATACCCTTAAGAACTTCTTTAAAATTTTTCTTTTCCTCTTCAGATAATCCACTTTCATTATATTCATCATTATATAATACATAACATTCTAAATTATCTTTTTCTGCAACCTTTTCATGATGTTTATACTTTTTAAAAGCTTCTTCTTTTGCTTCAATATCCCCTTTTGGACCGCTTTTTTCCTTACTTTTATCAAGTATCATAATCACAAGAAACTCTTTTGCTTTACTTTGATATTTTTCTGCTAGTTTTTTCTGTTCTTCCTCAGTTTTTGCATCTTTACCCTCTTTCTCTAGCTGCTTCATAAATTCAACTTCTACATACTCGTATGGGATTTGTGCTATAGTATAGGCTATTCCATATTTTCCACCTGCTGCAAAAACTATGGATGCATTTCCTTTTTCCGCCCAAGCCTTTGGTTCATAATATTCTAGTCCCGATGGGTCAAAACTCCTTTTTGTACCTTTTAAAGTTTCAGCCTTACTTTGTGTTTGCTGTGTTTCATTTTTATTTTGGCTATTCGTTGCCTTATCAAAACCAACCATTGATATACAAACTGTTGCTGCTAGAAATATTCCTAAAAATTTCTTGATCATATTTATTCCTCCTTAAAATTTAATTTTATTGTTCCCTTGTAAAATTCTTTAATGTAAATTTAATCAACAATAATAATCGCGACCTAGATTTAAATATCTTTTTTCAACTCCCAATACACCATTAGTTTTATACCTTCTTGTCCTTTGTTACAAACTTATCATATAAACTCAAACTTACATCTTAATAAACTAAACCTTAATTAAATCTTACAAAAATAAAAAAGCTGTTTTAGGATGATTTTATAAAATCATCCTAAAACAGCTATACTTAACTTTCCATTATATAAATATCTCTAAAAAATACCCTTAATTCTAGATACTTACTTATATTATTTCTTTCTAATTGGTACCCAAACTTCAAACTTTGAATTAGTTGGGTCTTCATTCAAGTATACTTCAATATCTGGTGCATCTGCATATTCATATCCAGACGTTGGTAACCATTCTGTAATTATTCTTTTTTCAAGTTCTTGAATTGCTTTTGGCATAGCACCCTCTCCAGGGAAAACAGCCCAAGTGCCTGCTGGTATTACATATTCATACATACCCTTTGGTACTTTTTTATCCGTTGCTGTAGCTATATAATATTCCCATTTATCTAGTTTATCTATGCAAGCACTGACTCCTAATATCCCATTAGAATCTTCATTCATAAGAGATACTATCTGGTCAATCACCCCACTTTGTGCTGATTCTTCCCATAATTTCGGTACAAATTTAAAATTATCCTCAACATTCTTTTCTAACGGGGCTTTTATTCCGACTATTCTAATTTGTTGCTTTTTAATTATACTATACTCCATTTCTTCTACTCCTTTTATTGTTATTTTAAAACTAATAGGAGGATATGCTTTTAGGAATGTTCCCTTTTTTTGAGCTATTGAAGGCGATACATAGTGTATCTTTTGAAAAGCCCTATTAAAAGCAGTTGGAGATTCATAGCCATAACGTAATGCTACATCAATCACCTTATCTCCATTTTGTAAATCAAGGGCTGCTTTTGTTAATCTTCTATTTCTTATATACTCTGATAAAGGTACTCCTGCTAAATATGAAAACATTCTTTGAAAATGATATACAGTACAACAGGAAATTTTTGCTGCCATTTCATATTCAATAGTTCCATCTAAATTTGATTCAATATACTTAATTGATTCATTTAACCTTTCTAACCATTCCATTAATCCATCTCCCCTACAAATGATAGTATAGTAAACAATTAATAGGAAAACCTCTCATTTACTGCACAAATATGAGAGATTTGTTTTATCCATAAAAATTATAACATATGCTAATTATACTTTAGCTACTCTTATATTTTAATTCTTTTATTTCTTTTAATAATCTTTGTTCATTTTTCTTACACTCTTCCTGGTTATCCATTAACAAATCAATTTTATTATGCAAATCTTCTATTATAATTTCAGCTTTCAAGTTGACAAGGTAATCATTTCCAGCAGTTAACCTATCTTTTTCTGATTGACGATTTTGTGACATCATAATTATTGGAGCCTGTATAGCAGCAAGACAAGATAATATTAGATTCAAAAATACAAAGGGATATGGATCAAATGCTTTACTCTTTAAAATAATAGCATTTCCTATAATCCAAATTGCTAATACCGCACAAAAAATAATTATAAATGTCCAACTACCACCAAATGTGGCTATTTTATCAGCAGTTCTTTGTCCTAGTGTTGTATTTTCATAATCCGTATTATTTATATTCTTTGAAACTTTACCACTGATAAGTTCATGTATTAATTCTTCATCAATGTCACTTCCCTTTAAATCTTTATCTTTTTCTAATATTTTTCGTATTAATTCTTCTTTACTATAACATATATCATCCTTACCACCCATAAATAATCACTCCTATTTATTGTTCAATTTTTTGTAATATTTCATAATATTAATCTTCTATGGTATGATATGAATTTTCATAAACAAAATTTATTATTTCTATATTATTCCCTTTGATGAACCATTCTATTTATATTTTAATCAATCTTAGAATATTATCAATTGATTCTATTGACCATTTTATAGGTGTTTGGTGTTAACAATTTTAAAAAAGCTTAGTAAAGTAAAAGCCATTTGTATAAAAAAACCTTAGACTAATACAATTAATCTAAGGTTTTTTGGTGAGGTTTTATTTGTATTCTTCTAATGTCTTTAATAAAATTTCAGTGTCGAAAGGTTTCCTAATATAGCTCTTAGCTCCTAGCGCTATACACTCATCTTTTACGTTTTCATGTCCTACTGCTGATATAATAATTACAACTGTTTCAGGATTAATTTTCATTATATCAGTTAACACACGAACACCATCCATCCTAAACTCAGACATGTTCAAATCTAAAATTACAATGTCTGGCTTTTCAATTTTAAAAATCTCTATTGCATCCTCTTCACTTGATGCCTCAAATATATTATGGAAATCGCCTTTTTCAATAATCTTTTTTACAAACATTCTCATATACGATGAATTATCAACTATTAATACCTTTTTCATATTAAAAACTCCTTTATATATCTGATTTTTAAAGACACCTTAGTGAAGCAAATCTTTTATTTTAGCAAAAAGTCTAGCACATTCATCTGTTTCCTGTTTCAAAGCTGCCGCTTCTAACTTTATTGCTAATTCATAAATAGAAATTATTCTTAGGGATCCAGAGGAACCTTTTAATTCGTGAGTCACCCCCGCTAATTTATTAAAATCATTGTTATCTATAGCTTGCTTAATATCTTCCAATAAATTAGGTAGACATTTTATATATTCTTCAAGTATTTCTTTTGCGTCATCTCTTTCAAATCCTGTGCTTTCAATCAAGTAATCAATATTATTATCTATAATATTATTATAGTCGGTCACAAGTCCTCTCTCTTTAGTATTCTCTTCTATCATTTTAAACATAGTATCAAAATTAATTGGCTTACTAATATAGTCGTCCATTCCAGCTGCAATACACTTTTGGGAATCCCCCTCCATGGCATTAGCAGTCATAGCAATAATTGTAGTATGCTTTTTATCCCCTTCAAGCAACCTTATTTTAGATGTACATTCATACCCATCCATCACTGGCATCTGGCAATCCATAAAAACAACATCATAATCTTTTTCTGATACTGCTTTTAATGCTTCCCTACCATCTTCCGCCACATCACAAGTCATCTCATGACACTTAAGTATACTTATAACGATTTTACGATTCATCTCATTGTCTTCAACCAATAAAATTCTCGGTTTTAATGCATTCTTAACTTTCTTAACCATATGTTTTGTTATAAGTCTATGTTCCTCTTCATCTTCTTTTTTCAATCCCAATACTATAGCAATGCACCCAAGTAAATCTTGTCTTCTTACAGGTTTACCCAAATAGGATGAAAACCCATATTCTTTCGCAACCTTAACATCTCCTTTTTGATTCACTGAGGTTAGAAGTATTAATTTAGTATCCTTTGCAAAAGGTATTGTTTTTAATGTAGTTGCAAGTTCATAACCACTCATATCCTGCATTTGATAGTCTATGATAGCAACACTTATTTTGTTTTTTGTATTTGCATTTGAAATAATTGTTGTAATGGCACTGGCAGCATCCTTGGCCTCAAATACCTCCAATCCAACTCCTTGAAGATATGAACTAACAATTTTTCTATTATTATCATTATCATCAACAATCAAAATATTGACATCTTGAAACTTTTCAAACGCAAATTTCTGTTGTGAGACTCCTTTAGCAATCTTCAATTTCACATCAAATTTGAATGTAGACCCTTCCCCTAGTATACTTTCAACACAAATTTCACCGCCCATCATTTTGACTAATTCATTAGATATAGCAAGTCCAAGCCCTGTTCCTCCATACTTTCTAGTTGTAGAAGCATCTGCCTGACTAAAATATTGAAAGATTGTATTAATATGTTCTCTGCGAATTCCAATTCCAGTGTCCTTTACTTCAAAACTAAGTACAGCTATCTCATCCTCTTCCTTCAAACAATCCACTGTAACAGAAATCTCGCCACTTTCAGTAAATTTTACCGCGTTACTTATAAGATTGTTTAATATCTGCTTAAGTCTTGATGGATCACCAACAACCTCTTCGGGAACACCTTCTTTAATCATAGTATAAAGTTCAAGACCTTTTTCTGCAGCCTTAGGAGCAAGGAGTGAAACCGCATCTTCAATAGTATTTCTTAAGTTAAACCCAATATTTTCCATGGTTAGTTTTCTGGCCTCTATCTTTGAAAAATCTAATATATCATTAATAATATGTAAGAGTACCTCTGAAGCAGATTTTGCTTCACGTATAAACTCTTTTTGCTCTAAAGACAGATTAGTTGATTGCAACAATTCAAGAAATCCAAATATTCCATTCATTGGTGTTCTTATTTCGTGAGACATATTTGCAAGGAACTGACTTTTTGCGATATTTGCTGCTTCTGCCTGTTCTTTTGCCTTGCTAAGCAACCTTTCTGCAAGCCTCTGCTCTGTAATGTCATCAGCGGTACATATAATATACTTAATATTACCTCTTTCATCTCTTTGGGGCTTACTTTTAATTTTAAGCAGCCTATTTTCACCCTTCCAATTTTTAACCTGAAGCTCTTTTTCTGATGGCTCATTCTTTTGAAACAATTCCCAGTTATTTGTAGAAAACTTATTTGCAGTGTCTATATCAAATATGTCATATAAGTCCTGATATTCTAAATCGCTTTTCTTCTTACCAAAAAACTTTGCATGAGCTTCATTAACAGTTGCATAAGAAGTAACATTACTTAAAGCCCAAATCTGTGATTCAGAATTATTAAGTAAAATTGCTTGCCCATTAAGTGTTGATTCATATGCTTCTTCCCTTGCAATCCTTACTCTTGTATATGAAAAAGCCTTTGAAATATCTCTTAATATGCTTATTTGATCTTCTTCCCACGTCATAGGCTTTGATAAACTTTCATAGCCAACGAATCCAATTAACTTGTTTTCACTTTTCAATGGAACTATAAGGGAAGATTCTATTCCTTCTTTTAAAAAAGCTTCTGCTTCAAATACCGCTTCATCAGGAAATTTCTCTGTATTATTTATTGCAACAAAATCATTGTTCTTAATCTCTCGAATCAACCAAGGAAGAGCATAAACTACCTCTTCCTCATAAGTTTCTCTTTTGGGACTCATATCTTTCTTATTCCATTGACATTCTATTTTCATAAAGGTAGGATCTTTAGAAAAATAATAGATATAAATTCTATCCAAATCAAAAAATAAACCGATTTTCTCCAATGATTTTTTTAACTCAATCTGATAATTAACACTATCTACATCTAAAAATTTCTGAAAAGTATTATTAATTAGCTTAAGACAATCATTTGAATACCTAATATTTGAGTAATTGACTTCACCACTCATAAAATCCTCCCATAATTTAAAGTTCACAGGTACTTGTAATAAAAAGAGTTAATTCTTTTAATAAATCTATTTCATAAGGTTCTAAAAGTAATTTTCCATCTTTATCATATATAACTTTTACAACAGGTCTCATTGGCATTGAGTTGTTTTGCTTTACTACTAAACCCTTTTCATTTGAACTTAGAATAATTCCACTCCCTGTTGGGAAAGCAGCTATGTTAGTAGTAACTTTTCTCACTATTTCTGCATCAAAATAAATATTGCTCATACCTACAAGATATTCAATAACCTCTTGCACAGTTTTACCTTCCTCGGAATTTCTACCTGATATCAAATTATCAAATACATCACATATAGACACTATTTTTGCAATTTGGTTTATTTCATCACCTTTTAATTTTAAAGGATACCCGCTGCCATCGCTTCTTTCATGATGCATTAATGCAACTACCTTGACAGATGCATTCCAAACATACTGCTCCCCTAAAAAATCATAACCAACCTTTGGATGCATTAATCTAATATATTTATCTAATTCTTCCTTACTCTTAAAATCTGCTAAAAGTTTCTTATCATTCATAATTTTTATTTTACCTATATCATGCAATAATGCACCTGCAGCTATATCTTTAAGCTTTAACATACTGTATCCCATATGAGTTCCTATTATTGTAGCCAATACACAGACATTTACCGAATGGGAATATATATTGTTATCACCAGCACTTATTTCTGCAACATTTATCAAAACATCCTTATTTGATAGTACATCTTCAATCACTGTGTTCACTGAATTCATAACACTATTATTATCAGTTTTCCCTTCACGACAATATCTTCCAATCATTTCCTTAACAGCACGTTTGCTCATTTGCCTTGTTCTTTCAGAAATACTTTCTTCAATAATCACATTTTTTGATATATCATCATCAATATATACTGAATTAATTCCCATTTCTTTAATTCTTTGAATATAATAAGGTTTTAGTTTTACTCCCACATTAAGTAAAACCTTACCTACTTCATCGTAAATCTGCCTTCCAAGAATTTCATCTCCCTTCAGGCTGAAGACACTAACAAGTCTCATATATCCCTCCAACTGAAATAATTAATTTTTTACTGGATAGTAAAAAGTTCTTATAAAAAATACATCTTTCACATTAAAAATATGGTATCCATTTATGGACTAAGGCTAAAAGGGAAACGCCAGCATTAACAATTATTATTAAAATATTATTAAAATGTTATCACACTCTTACACTTTTGACTATATAAAAAACTTATAAATTAAATTTTCTCTCTCTACTTCTTTTATTTAGTTTTTCCGCACCTTAATTAAAAAAGCATAGATTGCTCCAAATGTAATAAGGTTAATAACAAAATACGTTCTTTGTATTATGATTCAAACTCCTTGATTACTCAGCATTAGTGTAACAGATATATGCAAATCATTCTTCTCTATTTAGACTGTTTCTAACCATTTAGACATTTTTATCTAAAACCCATTATATAAAAAGATAAAATGGTATAGTAATTTATAAAAATCACTATGCCACTTTATCTTTAAGGAAATTGCATAATTCCAAAACTGCATAGCTACATGCAAGTTCCAGCATTTGCATAAGCTTTGCACTTCTTTTATTAATAAAAACA from Clostridium sp. MB40-C1 includes these protein-coding regions:
- a CDS encoding TlpA disulfide reductase family protein, giving the protein MIKKFLGIFLAATVCISMVGFDKATNSQNKNETQQTQSKAETLKGTKRSFDPSGLEYYEPKAWAEKGNASIVFAAGGKYGIAYTIAQIPYEYVEVEFMKQLEKEGKDAKTEEEQKKLAEKYQSKAKEFLVIMILDKSKEKSGPKGDIEAKEEAFKKYKHHEKVAEKDNLECYVLYNDEYNESGLSEEEKKNFKEVLKGIDELKKSIKLSTPVSEEEKIAAYKNIEFKTRTIDGKEIDNSIFKRSKLTMVNIWATFCGPCIKEMPDIQSLCEELKKENINVIGIVADTPDDENEVLAKNIVKQKGVRYENIIPDEKLKKGILSTVSGVPTTIFVDSKGNIVGKPIVGSCSKEDYKKAIDESLKSSK
- a CDS encoding AraC family transcriptional regulator, which gives rise to MEWLERLNESIKYIESNLDGTIEYEMAAKISCCTVYHFQRMFSYLAGVPLSEYIRNRRLTKAALDLQNGDKVIDVALRYGYESPTAFNRAFQKIHYVSPSIAQKKGTFLKAYPPISFKITIKGVEEMEYSIIKKQQIRIVGIKAPLEKNVEDNFKFVPKLWEESAQSGVIDQIVSLMNEDSNGILGVSACIDKLDKWEYYIATATDKKVPKGMYEYVIPAGTWAVFPGEGAMPKAIQELEKRIITEWLPTSGYEYADAPDIEVYLNEDPTNSKFEVWVPIRKK
- a CDS encoding DUF1003 domain-containing protein, coding for MGGKDDICYSKEELIRKILEKDKDLKGSDIDEELIHELISGKVSKNINNTDYENTTLGQRTADKIATFGGSWTFIIIFCAVLAIWIIGNAIILKSKAFDPYPFVFLNLILSCLAAIQAPIIMMSQNRQSEKDRLTAGNDYLVNLKAEIIIEDLHNKIDLLMDNQEECKKNEQRLLKEIKELKYKSS
- a CDS encoding response regulator; amino-acid sequence: MKKVLIVDNSSYMRMFVKKIIEKGDFHNIFEASSEEDAIEIFKIEKPDIVILDLNMSEFRMDGVRVLTDIMKINPETVVIIISAVGHENVKDECIALGAKSYIRKPFDTEILLKTLEEYK
- a CDS encoding response regulator; the protein is MSGEVNYSNIRYSNDCLKLINNTFQKFLDVDSVNYQIELKKSLEKIGLFFDLDRIYIYYFSKDPTFMKIECQWNKKDMSPKRETYEEEVVYALPWLIREIKNNDFVAINNTEKFPDEAVFEAEAFLKEGIESSLIVPLKSENKLIGFVGYESLSKPMTWEEDQISILRDISKAFSYTRVRIAREEAYESTLNGQAILLNNSESQIWALSNVTSYATVNEAHAKFFGKKKSDLEYQDLYDIFDIDTANKFSTNNWELFQKNEPSEKELQVKNWKGENRLLKIKSKPQRDERGNIKYIICTADDITEQRLAERLLSKAKEQAEAANIAKSQFLANMSHEIRTPMNGIFGFLELLQSTNLSLEQKEFIREAKSASEVLLHIINDILDFSKIEARKLTMENIGFNLRNTIEDAVSLLAPKAAEKGLELYTMIKEGVPEEVVGDPSRLKQILNNLISNAVKFTESGEISVTVDCLKEEDEIAVLSFEVKDTGIGIRREHINTIFQYFSQADASTTRKYGGTGLGLAISNELVKMMGGEICVESILGEGSTFKFDVKLKIAKGVSQQKFAFEKFQDVNILIVDDNDNNRKIVSSYLQGVGLEVFEAKDAASAITTIISNANTKNKISVAIIDYQMQDMSGYELATTLKTIPFAKDTKLILLTSVNQKGDVKVAKEYGFSSYLGKPVRRQDLLGCIAIVLGLKKEDEEEHRLITKHMVKKVKNALKPRILLVEDNEMNRKIVISILKCHEMTCDVAEDGREALKAVSEKDYDVVFMDCQMPVMDGYECTSKIRLLEGDKKHTTIIAMTANAMEGDSQKCIAAGMDDYISKPINFDTMFKMIEENTKERGLVTDYNNIIDNNIDYLIESTGFERDDAKEILEEYIKCLPNLLEDIKQAIDNNDFNKLAGVTHELKGSSGSLRIISIYELAIKLEAAALKQETDECARLFAKIKDLLH
- a CDS encoding HD-GYP domain-containing protein, with amino-acid sequence MRLVSVFSLKGDEILGRQIYDEVGKVLLNVGVKLKPYYIQRIKEMGINSVYIDDDISKNVIIEESISERTRQMSKRAVKEMIGRYCREGKTDNNSVMNSVNTVIEDVLSNKDVLINVAEISAGDNNIYSHSVNVCVLATIIGTHMGYSMLKLKDIAAGALLHDIGKIKIMNDKKLLADFKSKEELDKYIRLMHPKVGYDFLGEQYVWNASVKVVALMHHERSDGSGYPLKLKGDEINQIAKIVSICDVFDNLISGRNSEEGKTVQEVIEYLVGMSNIYFDAEIVRKVTTNIAAFPTGSGIILSSNEKGLVVKQNNSMPMRPVVKVIYDKDGKLLLEPYEIDLLKELTLFITSTCEL